One Maniola hyperantus chromosome 17, iAphHyp1.2, whole genome shotgun sequence DNA window includes the following coding sequences:
- the LOC117990218 gene encoding plasminogen-like, with product MLVRAVQQFAEAVMPPAVVRDTGASDMRWEVELCNNLLRQSCHRQWCGIQEHQICAGKLAGGVDACQGDSGGPLQVKINLPESGEGSMHFVIGVTSFGIGCARPNLPGVYTRVSSFVDWIEGIVWPDS from the exons ATGCTTGTCAGAGCTGTGCAACAATTTGCTGAGGCAGTCATGCCACCGGCAGTGGTGCGGGATACAGGAGCATCAGATATGCGCTGGGAAGTTG AGCTGTGCAACAATTTGCTGAGGCAGTCATGCCACCGGCAGTGGTGCGGGATACAGGAGCATCAGATATGCGCTGGGAAGTTGGCTGGAGGTGTGGATGCTTGTCAG GGAGATTCAGGAGGGCCCTTGCAAGTGAAAATAAACCTGCCCGAATCTGGCGAGGGGTCCATGCACTTCGTGATCGGCGTCACGTCGTTCGGGATAGGATGCGCGCGCCCCAACCTGCCGGGCGTCTACACCAGGGTCTCGAGCTTCGTCGACTGGATCGAGGGCATTGTATGGCCTGACAGCTAA
- the LOC117990219 gene encoding serine protease snake-like, whose translation MQWGLNLVVYASLISSACLAKHDKGNIYNNVYVTFPDDPCDNAKIAIPDFNARRRRISEVKCLEYVWRVRYEQGKDVRRTQCEKEDTDRTPILGGSDVSYGEYPHMGALGWKAKVGTWIFKCGSSLISERFVLTAAHCSCVPSTDNTVTELQPKIVRLGCKNIMDVDKGEPAYDVNIRRFISHHRYNPPRQYYDIALAELEQEVSFRWHVHPACLWSQFANPEEGTVTGWGVIETASLTSSPELQKADIRIIESDDCDEMLQLRRNQRKWWGIVEHQLCAGDFAGRIDTCRGDSGGPLQTLVPLRHSSPFIKWKLHQIVGVTSFGFGCARPNTPSIYTRVASFVTWVENIVWPSNRTIENRMWFNTSLN comes from the exons ATGCAGTGGGGGTTAAATTTGGTTGTATATGCCA GTTTAATTTCGAGCGCCTGTTTAGCGAAACATGATAAAGGG aatatttataataatgtgtACGTCACATTCCCGGACGATCCCTGTGATAATGCGAAGATAGCAATACCAGATTTTAATGCAAGAAGACGTCGAATAAGCGAAGTca AATGCCTTGAATACGTTTGGCGAGTAAGATATGAACAAGGAAAAGATGTTAGAAGAactcaat GCGAAAAAGAAGACACTGACAGGACTCCAATTTTAGGAGGAAGCGATGTGTCTTATGGGGAGTACCCACATATG GGCGCTCTTGGGTGGAAGGCAAAGGTCGGGACGTGGATCTTCAAGTGCGGCAGCTCTTTGATAAGCGAGAGGTTCGTGTTGACCGCAGCACATTGTTCCTGTGTGCCCAGTACTGACAACACCGTCACCGAGTTACAACCCAAGATCGTGAGACTTGGCTGCAAGAATATTATGGACGTT GATAAAGGAGAGCCAGCATACGACGTGAACATCCGTAGATTCATTAGCCACCATCGGTACAACCCTCCCCGCCAGTACTATGACATAGCGTTAGCAGAGCTGGAACAAGAGGTGTCGTTCCGTTGGCATGTGCACCCAGCCTGCCTGTGGAGTCAGTTTGCCAACCCTGAGGAAGGAACCGTGACTGGTTGGGGAGTCATAGAAACGG CCAGCCTCACCTCTTCTCCGGAGTTACAAAAAGCTGATATAAGAATAATAGAGTCAGATGACTGTGACGAGATGTTGCAGTTGAGGCGGAACCAGCGCAAGTGGTGGGGCATCGTGGAGCACCAACTATGCGCTGGCGACTTCGCTGGACGCATCGACACTTGTAGG GGCGATTCAGGCGGTCCCTTGCAGACCCTGGTCCCGCTACGGCACTCAAGTCCTTTCATCAAATGGAAGCTTCACCAGATAGTGGGAGTCACGTCGTTTGGCTTCGGCTGCGCGCGACCTAACACCCCCAGCATTTACACCAGGGTGGCCAGCTTCGTCACGTGGGTGGAGAATATAGTTTGGCCATCGAACAGAACTATTGAAAATCGGATGTGGTTTAATACTTCGCTTAATTAA
- the LOC117990220 gene encoding tryptase-like: MLCAGIIITTLFAVAHTQTSSTDELEKFLLEAIQSNETYYDFGDTKEKPCDPVVDEMPDYKRTGRRISEAKCLEYIWEMENRDKEAQWAQRCRIYLISQIKKGVMPEFYVLINSPVIFGGRAAIKGEFPHMGAIGWRSKNDSPQWLFKCGSTLISEKYALTAAHCCRLSLRHTPDIVDPEPEIVRFGVENIADDEFNINGEPKDVKIKRFIRHPGYRPPKKYNDIALIELDSVVQFKGNIHPACLWPYYDISHLGTEGVLTGWGYTEQGKQPTQLQAAVVDIIETPKCDSILEMFRNRNWDGFRETQLCAGKLVGGIDTCQGDSGGPLQVKVPLKTEGNMYQILGVTSFGIKCGKKNRPGVYTRVSSFIDWIEDTVWRRNDTIFDSDSRVANRYLRLS, from the exons atgCTGTGCGCAGGGATTATTATAACAACTTTATTTGCAG TGGCTCATACACAAACTTCTAGCACTGATGAATTAGAAAAATTCCTGTTAGAAGCAATCCAA AGCAATGAAACATACTATGATTTTGGAGATACCAAAGAAAAGCCTTGTGACCCAGTTGTCGATGAAATGCCAGATTATAAAAGAACCGGTCGCAGGATAAGCGAAGCTA aaTGCTTGGAATATATTTGGGAAATGGAAAATAGGGATAAAGAAGCACAATGGGCTCAAAGGT GTCGGATTTATTTAATTTCTCAGATAAAGAAGGGTGTAATGCCGgaattttatgttttaattaattccCCGGTTATATTTGGTGGTCGAGCAGCCATCAAAGGGGAGTTCCCTCACATG GGAGCCATTGGATGGAGATCAAAGAACGATTCACCGCAATGGCTATTCAAATGCGGAAGTACACTAATAAGTGAGAAGTACGCGTTGACAGCAGCCCATTGCTGCAGGCTGTCCTTGCGGCACACGCCTGATATCGTGGACCCTGAACCAGAAATCGTACGGTTTGGTGTTGAGAACATTGCTGATGATGAG TTCAACATAAATGGTGAGCCAAAAGACGTGAAAATCAAACGGTTTATCCGCCACCCGGGCTACAGGCCACCGAAGAAGTATAACGACATTGCCCTTATAGAGTTGGACTCAGTCGTTCAGTTCAAGGGGAACATACATCCCGCATGCTTGTGGCCATATTATGATATCAGCCATCTTGGTACAGAGGGCGTGTTAACTGGTTGGGGATACACTGAACAAG GTAAACAACCTACACAGCTTCAAGCGGCAGTTGTAGACATCATTGAAACACCAAAATGCGACAGTATTCTCGAAATGTTCCGTAATCGAAATTGGGATGGATTCCGGGAGACTCAACTTTGTGCTGGAAAACTTGTTGGAGGTATCGACACTTGCCAG GGTGATTCCGGTGGGCCCTTACAAGTCAAGGTGCCGTTAAAGACAGAAGGCAACATGTACCAAATTCTTGGTGTCACCTCTTTTGGTATCAAATGTGGGAAGAAAAACCGCCCCGGCGTGTACACCCGTGTCTCCAGTTTCATAGATTGGATTGAAGACACTGTTTGGAGACGCAACGACACCATATTTGACTCTGACAGccgagtcgctaatcgttacttaagattgagttaa